From Chrysemys picta bellii isolate R12L10 chromosome 1, ASM1138683v2, whole genome shotgun sequence:
CAGCTCCTAAGCTACAATTCTTGGCTCAGCTCCGGCTGTTTTGGTCTCGTACATGAATACCTTGTGCAATTCCTGTTTTGTTTCCATCCTGCAATTGCAACAAACCAGTACATAAATATCTTGGTCTGAAGCCAGTATTACCATTGCCTGATTTGCTCATCTTTGATATTATTCTGTAGCTACCTGATGTCAGGTTCAGGTAAGATGGTCATCAGCATGGCTAGCAGGCTCCATGTAGGAGGAGCACATTTGGGCTGTTATGTAACTCAAGCAATGAGGTGCCAGGAGGAGTTTTGATATTTAATAGTTCTAGAGTTATCATCCACCATAATCCCTCTTTTCCAGCAGATGATTCTTCAGaaacctggggtgaaatcctgactccattgaagtcaatggcaaaactgagTACATAAACTTCTAGGAAGGCCAAAAATCTTCAGCACTGCCCAGGAAAGCAACTTTGATCATGCCTAATGTCTGAGACGAGTGTAGGAATCAGGTGAAGCCTCACAATTACCACTCAAAGTTTGCTTTCTGCACATCTCTTGCAACATTCACTTAAAATTTGCCCTTCAAGCAAACCGTCTTGCCGGTAAACTAATTCACGGAAGAGCAAACACAGAAGGAGGTGTGAATACGGGCAAAGCAAATTGAGATGAATCGAGTCTGCACCTGAACTCTGATCCACGTGGCCTGAAATTTCCCATGGGAAGACTGCATGCACTGCATTGCCATAGCATGAACAAAGTCTTGAATAATACAGCTTCCATAGGGAAGTTGCATAGTATGCCATAGATGTGCTTTAAATGTCCCAGTTGCTCAAGTGTTGTAGAAACTCTGTTGAAATATATTGTTTTATATTTCAGGTTTTGGAGAATTTTCCACTGCTGATGTACATTTTGGCAGCTAAAACATTAATTCTTTGCTTGGCATTTGCTGGAGTAAAAATATACCAGAGTAAAAA
This genomic window contains:
- the SMIM11 gene encoding small integral membrane protein 11 gives rise to the protein MVEFNWRVLENFPLLMYILAAKTLILCLAFAGVKIYQSKKIEQKMKKEREAKLKKEAEKKED